A genomic stretch from Vibrio neptunius includes:
- a CDS encoding TRAP transporter large permease subunit, with the protein MVGIVMFFVALFALLLGFPVAFTFGGIALIFGVWAEGMEMFAFMPYRIQSIMENTVLMAVPLFVFMGLVLQKTRLAEQLLESMGKLFGGVRGGIAISTVLVGALLAASTGVVGASVVAMGLISLPVMLKYNYDKGLACGTICASGTLGQIIPPSIVLILLGDVLGVPVGDLFQAAVWPGLVLVGAYVLYILIYAKLTPEAAQPIPRDESVSRKQEVIAALKAVIPPLALIVVVLGSIFAGVATPTESAALGGAGAIVLSLLYKQFSFNMVYEAAKETVKVTAMVFAILLGATAFSMAFTYTGGDYLVEEWMLQLPGEKWGFLIITMLVILVLGFFIDFVEICFIIVPIIAPVAEIMGINMTWFAILIAMNLQTSFLTPPFGFSLFYLKGVAPKGVTTRDIYRGVMPFIVIQILVLASLLVFPGFYGM; encoded by the coding sequence ATGGTCGGTATTGTAATGTTTTTTGTGGCCTTGTTTGCTTTACTACTTGGCTTCCCTGTGGCGTTTACCTTTGGTGGTATCGCACTTATTTTCGGTGTTTGGGCGGAAGGCATGGAAATGTTTGCCTTCATGCCATACCGTATCCAATCCATTATGGAAAATACGGTACTAATGGCAGTGCCATTATTTGTTTTTATGGGTTTGGTTCTGCAAAAAACACGTTTGGCGGAGCAACTGCTTGAATCCATGGGTAAATTATTTGGTGGGGTACGTGGTGGTATAGCGATTTCCACCGTGTTAGTAGGTGCTTTGTTGGCGGCTTCCACTGGTGTGGTCGGGGCATCGGTTGTCGCGATGGGGCTTATCTCTTTGCCAGTAATGCTTAAGTACAATTATGACAAAGGCTTGGCTTGCGGAACCATTTGTGCCTCAGGCACCTTAGGTCAGATCATTCCGCCATCTATTGTTTTGATTCTGCTCGGTGATGTTTTGGGCGTGCCTGTTGGTGATCTGTTCCAAGCCGCCGTTTGGCCGGGCTTAGTTTTAGTTGGCGCTTACGTTCTCTATATTTTGATTTACGCCAAGTTAACCCCTGAAGCTGCTCAGCCGATCCCGCGTGATGAATCCGTCAGCCGTAAGCAAGAAGTCATTGCTGCGCTTAAAGCTGTGATCCCACCATTAGCGTTGATTGTGGTTGTTCTCGGTTCCATCTTTGCTGGTGTTGCAACGCCAACAGAATCGGCCGCTCTTGGTGGGGCGGGTGCCATAGTCCTTTCTCTTTTGTACAAACAATTCAGCTTCAACATGGTGTATGAGGCGGCGAAAGAGACAGTGAAAGTGACTGCTATGGTGTTTGCGATCCTGCTGGGTGCAACCGCCTTTTCTATGGCATTTACTTACACTGGTGGTGACTATCTGGTGGAAGAATGGATGTTACAATTACCGGGAGAAAAATGGGGCTTCCTGATCATCACAATGTTGGTCATTTTGGTGCTGGGTTTCTTCATCGACTTTGTCGAAATCTGTTTTATCATAGTGCCAATCATCGCTCCTGTTGCCGAAATTATGGGAATCAACATGACTTGGTTTGCGATCTTGATTGCGATGAACCTACAGACTTCTTTCCTGACACCACCGTTTGGTTTCAGCCTATTTTATCTCAAAGGTGTTGCACCAAAAGGCGTTACGACACGAGATATATACCGTGGTGTGATGCCATTTATTGTTATTCAGATCCTTGTACTGGCATCATTGCTAGTCTTCCCTGGATTCTATGGAATGTGA